GGCCGAACAGAACCTCATGCTGCACGCCCGGGCCACCCTCGACCTGGCCGACGCGATCGACGCCGAGCTGTCCCGGGACGGCGAGCAGTCGACCAAGCTGATGGCCGGGGTGGAGCTGCCCCTGATGCGGGTGCTGGCCGAGATGGAACGGGTCGGCATCGCCGCGGACACCGACTACCTGCACGAGCTGGAGGCCCAGTTCGCCGGCGAGGTCAAGGACGCCGCCCAGGCCGCGTACGCGGTGATCGGGCGGGAGTTCAACCTCGGCTCGCCCAAGCAGCTCCAGGAGATCCTCTTCGGTGAGCTGGCCCTGCCGAAGACCAAGAAGATCAAGACCGGTTACACCACCGACGCGGACGCCCTCGGCTGGCTGTACACGCAGACCGAGCACCCGATCCTGGCGCACCTGCTGCGCCACCGGGACGTGGCCAAGCTCAAGGTGACCGTGGACGGGCTGCTCAAGTCGGTTTCCGACGACGACCGGATCCACACCACGTTCAACCAGACGGTGGCCGCCACCGGCCGGCTCTCCTCCACCGAGCCCAACCTGCAGAACATCCCCATCCGCACCGAGGAGGGCCGGCGGATCCGCCGGGCGTTCGTGGTCGGCCCCGGGCACGACTGCCTGCTGACCGCCGACTACAGCCAGATCGAGATGCGGATCATGGCGCACCTCTCCGCCGACGACGCGCTGATCGAGGCGTTCAACTCGGGCGCCGACTTCCACGCCGCGACCGCCTCCTCGGTGTTCGGCGTGCCGGTGGAGCAGGTCACCGCCGACCAGCGTCGCAAGATCAAGGCGATGAACTACGGCCTGGCGTACGGGTTGAGCGCGTTCGGCCTGGCCCAGCAGCTCGGCATCACCGCCGAGGAGGCCCGGGGCCTGATGGAGGACTACTTCGCCGGGTTCGGCGGGGTCCGCGACTACCTGCGCACCGTGGTCGACCGGGCCCGGCAGGACGGCTACACCTCCACCGTGCTGGGCCGTCGCCGCTACCTGCCCGACCTGGTCAGCGACAACCGGCAGCGCCGGGAGATGGCCGAGCGGATGGCGCTCAACGCCCCGATCCAGGGCTCCGCGGCGGACATCATCAAACTGGCCATGCTGCGCGTCGACACCGCGCTGCGCGCGTCGGGGCTGCGCTCCCGGATGCTGTTGCAGGTGCACGACGAGCTGGTCTTCGAGGTCGCCACCGGGGAACGGGAGCCGCTGGCGGAGCTGGTCCGGCAGGAGATGGGCCAGGCGTACCCGCTGTCGGTGCCGCTGTCGGTGTCGGTGGGGGCGGGGCGGGACTGGAACAGCGCGGACCACTGATGTCGCTGTTGTGGGTTTCCGGGGCAGCCCGACCCGCTCCGGGCGGTCAAGCTTGATCCCTGCGCGGGTCGGGCTGCCCCGGAAACCCCGTCGTGGGGCACGGCGGGTGGGTGGTACGCGCTGTTCCGGGGAGAGAGGTCGGCTGAAGCGCCGGGTCACTTGAGGGGGTCGTGGCCCCAGTTCATGAGGGACCAGCGCCAGCGGGTGTCGCGGACGTCGCCGCTGGGGCGCTGGGCCAGGTGCCGGTGGACGTACCCGACGACCTTGCGCATGTGCCGGTAGTCGGCCGAGGTGAGGTCGGCGCGTTTACGGCGGAGCAGGTCGACGATCCGCCGGCCGGAGGCGTGGCCGACCGACTCACCGCCCTGGCTGCCCTTCTTCCGCCAGCCGACGTGCTTGGACGCGTCGCGCTCCAGCCAACGGGAGAGCTCGGCCGGGGTCATGTTGACCGCGTCGGTGAACTCGCGGTAGGTGTCCCGGTCGTCGTCCCGGCCCTGGTCGCCGCCGGCGGGCGGCCGGTCCCGGGCCTGCTCATTCCGGGTCATGGCGCAGCGCCTCCGGGCGGTGGGCGACGTCGCGGCCCGAGTGGTCGTTGCGGATCCGGTACTGCGGCGCCTCCGGGGAGGCGGCCACGGTCCGGCCCCGGACCCGGGTCCGTTCGGTGATCTCGCCGGTGACGACACCGTGGCCCCGGCCGCCGTGGCTGGCCCAGGAGACGTGGTCGCCCCGCCGGAACTTCCTCTGCTCGGCCATACGCTGCGGCTACCCGGCCGACGTCCGCCGAAACGCCACCACCGGGCGGCGGCCGACGCCGGTCAGGGGGTGATCTCGTCGACGGCCAGCTTGATCGGGAACGGCTTCGACGCGGGGGGCGTCGTCCGGCCGGGCGGTCAGGTCCGCCAGCGTGTAGTCGGCACGCTGCTGCCGCATCGGGTCCGGACACCAGCGGCCAGGTGATGTCGGGACGGGTTCGGCGATCACCAGGTGAGCGTAACGCCGCTGGTGGCGATCAGAGCGGACAGTCGGTGCCGACGCACGGCGCCGCCGTGCGCGGGCAGCCGTGGGACCGGTCGACCGGGACACCACGGGCGGATGCCGGCGCGGACGGCCGATTCTCAGGCGGCGGGCTTCTCGGCGACGAAGATGGCGGTGCCGGGGAAGAGCCGGCCGCGCAGCGGGCTCCACTGCCCCCAGACCTCCCGGTGCCCGGCCGGCCACTCCGGCTC
The sequence above is a segment of the Micromonospora sp. WMMD882 genome. Coding sequences within it:
- a CDS encoding DUF3140 domain-containing protein, whose translation is MTRNEQARDRPPAGGDQGRDDDRDTYREFTDAVNMTPAELSRWLERDASKHVGWRKKGSQGGESVGHASGRRIVDLLRRKRADLTSADYRHMRKVVGYVHRHLAQRPSGDVRDTRWRWSLMNWGHDPLK
- a CDS encoding DUF2945 domain-containing protein translates to MAEQRKFRRGDHVSWASHGGRGHGVVTGEITERTRVRGRTVAASPEAPQYRIRNDHSGRDVAHRPEALRHDPE